A single genomic interval of Shewanella halotolerans harbors:
- the asnC gene encoding transcriptional regulator AsnC has product MDSSFQRDQLDNQILSALMEEARTPFAELAKRFGVSAGTIHVRVEKMKQAGIITGAQITVNPKALGYDVCCFIGINLKSAGDYPAAIAKLNALEEVTEAYYTTGNYSIFVKVMCQSIDGLQHVLINRIQSIDEIQSTETLISLQNPISRAVKP; this is encoded by the coding sequence ATGGATAGTTCATTTCAGCGAGACCAGCTCGACAACCAGATCCTCTCGGCGCTTATGGAAGAGGCGCGCACCCCCTTCGCCGAACTGGCCAAACGTTTCGGCGTCAGCGCCGGCACCATACATGTGCGGGTAGAAAAGATGAAACAGGCGGGCATCATCACGGGCGCCCAGATCACGGTAAACCCTAAGGCCCTCGGCTATGACGTCTGCTGCTTTATCGGCATCAACCTCAAGAGCGCCGGCGACTATCCCGCCGCCATCGCCAAACTCAACGCCTTAGAAGAGGTCACCGAAGCCTACTACACCACGGGCAACTACAGCATCTTCGTCAAGGTAATGTGCCAGTCGATCGACGGCCTGCAACATGTACTGATCAACCGCATCCAATCCATCGATGAGATCCAATCCACCGAGACACTCATCAGTTTACAAAATCCTATCAGCCGCGCCGTGAAGCCTTAA
- a CDS encoding spermidine synthase → MSDYTTLYTGEDDHGPLLVMEDKEVRLLSFGDNDEQSKLLKSALHVPMHTYLQAMLLVLLFIKPKRVIVLGLGGGGLIHALRNFDRGINITAVELREAVIEVAKRYFWLPQGKKLNLIHQDANAFLVDADHKKADVIFADIYHGDGVDEQQLSETFIANAAALLKSEGYLVLNCWKEHSRNATLLALLQKHFSDVRACLTGGGNWVVLAGKQARQISASGLKAEAQQLSLQLDFQLGRSLTRFETWE, encoded by the coding sequence ATGTCAGATTATACCACCCTATATACCGGCGAAGATGACCACGGCCCACTGCTGGTCATGGAAGATAAGGAGGTTCGCCTGCTCTCCTTTGGGGATAACGATGAGCAGAGCAAGCTGCTCAAGTCGGCGCTGCATGTGCCCATGCATACCTATCTGCAGGCCATGTTGCTGGTGCTGCTGTTTATCAAGCCTAAACGCGTCATCGTACTCGGCCTGGGTGGTGGCGGCCTCATTCATGCACTGCGTAATTTCGACCGCGGGATCAATATTACCGCGGTCGAGCTGAGGGAGGCGGTGATCGAGGTGGCCAAGCGTTATTTCTGGTTGCCGCAGGGTAAGAAGCTCAACCTGATCCATCAGGACGCCAATGCGTTTCTGGTAGATGCGGATCATAAGAAAGCCGACGTGATCTTCGCCGATATTTACCATGGCGACGGCGTGGATGAGCAGCAGCTCAGCGAGACCTTTATCGCTAACGCCGCTGCGCTACTCAAGAGTGAAGGTTATTTGGTGCTTAATTGCTGGAAGGAGCATAGTCGTAACGCCACCCTGCTGGCCCTGTTACAGAAACACTTTAGCGACGTGCGCGCCTGCCTGACAGGTGGCGGCAACTGGGTGGTGCTCGCCGGTAAACAGGCGCGGCAGATAAGTGCCAGCGGGCTCAAGGCGGAGGCGCAGCAGTTATCGCTGCAGCTGGATTTTCAATTGGGCCGCAGCCTGACCCGCTTCGAAACCTGGGAGTGA
- the rluA gene encoding bifunctional tRNA pseudouridine(32) synthase/23S rRNA pseudouridine(746) synthase RluA, which yields MSDFVYAPPTEPWLEILHEDKDILVVNKPSGLLSVPGRDPAYHDSVYTRALRDHPNAQIVHRLDMATSGVIVVALRRSAERELKRQFRDRETHKIYYARVAGHLKAEQGSVDYPLICDWPNRPKQKVDHSVGKASKTLFEVVSRAKRSTLVKLTPITGRSHQLRVHMMAIGHPILGDNFYADPLAKRLAPRLLLHAQSLSLTHPYSRQPMTFSTPIPFTDVTEQQ from the coding sequence ATGTCTGATTTCGTGTATGCGCCGCCCACCGAGCCCTGGCTCGAGATCCTCCACGAGGATAAAGATATTCTGGTGGTCAACAAGCCCTCTGGCCTACTATCTGTGCCTGGCCGTGACCCCGCCTATCATGACAGCGTCTACACCCGCGCCCTGCGTGATCACCCCAACGCCCAGATAGTTCACCGCCTGGATATGGCGACTTCAGGCGTTATCGTGGTGGCCCTCAGGCGCAGCGCCGAGCGGGAACTTAAGCGCCAGTTTCGCGATCGCGAAACCCATAAGATCTACTACGCCCGGGTCGCCGGCCATCTGAAGGCGGAGCAAGGTAGCGTCGATTATCCGCTGATCTGCGATTGGCCCAACCGCCCGAAACAGAAGGTAGATCATAGCGTAGGCAAGGCCTCTAAGACCCTGTTCGAAGTCGTCAGCCGCGCCAAGCGCTCGACCCTGGTTAAGCTCACACCGATCACAGGTCGCTCTCACCAGCTGCGTGTGCATATGATGGCCATAGGGCACCCCATCCTGGGTGATAACTTCTACGCCGACCCGCTGGCGAAACGCCTGGCACCGCGTCTGCTGCTCCATGCCCAGTCGCTGAGCCTGACCCATCCCTACAGCAGGCAGCCTATGACCTTTAGCACGCCAATCCCCTTCACGGATGTCACCGAGCAGCAATAG
- the corA gene encoding magnesium/cobalt transporter CorA, with translation MLTTLLYDPQNNSLTRGDASQVASWQQRDDTILWLNIDGEIDDELSESLQQDFGLHPLALQDASRDRHPPKIEDFDDHTFILLRGLSADSDSINCDNIVLALFVGPRFIVTRHSKRSLSIERTMTSLEAGELSLQNTGAVALKLSRYVIKRYHKILFDLESRLEELETVMLTTADDKILAEVVLYKTDLTRLRRNFHYHVELFDSLRSEPSVPFDDSLYHEINDVCEHQHRAASLADLFYQVSSDLIDGYISISAHRLNNIMKVLTIITAIFVPLTFIAGIYGMNFEYIPELKHKDGYFIVWGVMLSITAVLIWLFRRRKWL, from the coding sequence ATGCTCACGACATTACTCTATGATCCGCAAAATAATTCGCTCACCCGGGGCGATGCGTCTCAGGTCGCCAGCTGGCAGCAGAGGGACGACACCATACTCTGGCTCAATATCGACGGTGAGATAGACGATGAGTTGAGCGAGTCGCTGCAGCAGGATTTCGGTCTGCACCCATTGGCGCTACAGGACGCCTCGCGGGATCGCCATCCTCCTAAGATAGAGGACTTCGACGACCATACCTTTATTCTGCTAAGGGGCTTGTCGGCCGATTCGGACTCCATCAACTGCGACAACATAGTGCTGGCGCTGTTTGTGGGGCCGCGTTTTATCGTGACCCGTCACAGCAAGCGTTCCCTCTCCATCGAACGCACCATGACCTCGCTTGAAGCGGGCGAGCTGTCGCTGCAAAACACAGGTGCCGTGGCGCTGAAGCTCAGCCGCTATGTGATCAAGCGTTATCATAAGATCCTGTTTGATCTCGAGAGCCGCCTGGAGGAGCTGGAAACCGTGATGCTCACCACGGCGGACGATAAAATTCTGGCCGAGGTGGTGCTCTACAAGACAGATCTCACCCGGCTGAGACGCAACTTTCACTACCATGTGGAGCTGTTCGACAGCCTGCGCAGCGAGCCCTCAGTGCCCTTCGACGACAGCCTCTATCATGAGATCAACGACGTGTGCGAGCATCAACACAGGGCGGCCAGTCTGGCGGACCTCTTCTATCAGGTCTCCAGCGATCTGATCGACGGCTACATCTCCATCAGCGCCCACAGGCTGAACAACATCATGAAGGTGCTGACCATCATCACCGCCATCTTCGTGCCGCTCACCTTTATCGCCGGTATCTATGGCATGAACTTCGAGTATATTCCCGAGCTGAAACATAAAGATGGCTACTTCATCGTTTGGGGGGTCATGCTCAGCATCACTGCGGTACTGATCTGGCTGTTCAGGCGCCGCAAATGGCTCTAA
- the ahpF gene encoding alkyl hydroperoxide reductase subunit F — translation MLDANVKNQLTTYLQNLKRPVELVVSADERPKAKELLSLATDIAALSQLVSLTESVGERTPSMTVKSADTGSQIHFAGLPMGHEFTSLVLALLHTGGHPIKLAPEVIEQIRDLPGEYRFETYVSLSCQTCPEVVQALNMMSAINPNIQNTMIDGALFQDEVNERNIMAVPSVYLNGEPFSVGGISVVEILNKLDVNAASRQAEKLSQKEAFDVLVVGGGPAGASAAIYAARKGLRTGILADKFGGQVAETVGIENFISVKATEGPKLVANLEAHVHDYDVDIMDNQRAMSLKSGELFEIQTESGALLRSKTVLLATGARWREMNVPGEKEYRGKGVAYCPHCDGPLFKGKRVAVIGGGNSGIEAAIDLANIVEHVTVLEFDSKLRADEVLQRKAASMGNIEIITQAMTTEVVGDGTRVQGLNYTDRATGEQHHVALAGIFVQIGLVPNAEWLKGTVDLSDRGEIIVDAKGQTSLPGVFAAGDVTNSAFKQIIIAMGSGATASLGAFDYLIRLGEPADAVAA, via the coding sequence ATGTTAGATGCGAATGTGAAAAATCAGCTGACTACCTATCTGCAAAACCTCAAGCGCCCAGTTGAACTTGTCGTATCGGCAGATGAGCGTCCTAAAGCAAAAGAGTTATTGTCGCTGGCAACCGATATTGCCGCGCTATCCCAATTAGTGTCATTGACCGAATCCGTGGGTGAGCGTACCCCGTCGATGACTGTGAAGAGTGCCGATACCGGCAGTCAGATCCATTTTGCCGGCCTGCCAATGGGCCACGAGTTTACCTCTCTGGTGCTGGCCCTGCTGCACACAGGGGGCCATCCGATCAAGCTTGCACCTGAGGTGATCGAGCAGATCCGCGACCTACCCGGCGAGTATCGCTTCGAGACCTATGTGTCTTTGAGCTGTCAGACCTGTCCCGAGGTGGTGCAGGCGCTCAACATGATGTCGGCGATCAACCCTAACATTCAAAACACCATGATAGATGGCGCCCTGTTCCAAGATGAAGTGAACGAGCGCAATATCATGGCGGTCCCCTCTGTCTACCTGAACGGCGAACCGTTTTCTGTCGGTGGTATCAGCGTGGTCGAGATCCTCAATAAGCTGGATGTCAATGCGGCAAGCCGTCAGGCGGAAAAGCTCAGCCAGAAAGAGGCTTTCGACGTGCTGGTGGTCGGCGGTGGCCCGGCTGGCGCATCGGCGGCCATCTATGCGGCCCGTAAGGGACTGAGAACCGGCATCCTGGCGGACAAGTTCGGTGGTCAGGTGGCAGAAACCGTGGGCATCGAAAACTTTATCTCGGTCAAGGCGACCGAAGGGCCTAAGCTGGTGGCCAACCTGGAAGCCCATGTTCACGACTATGATGTCGACATCATGGACAACCAGCGTGCCATGAGCCTTAAGTCAGGCGAGCTGTTTGAGATCCAGACCGAAAGCGGTGCACTGCTGCGCAGCAAGACGGTACTACTGGCTACGGGCGCTCGCTGGCGCGAGATGAATGTGCCGGGTGAGAAAGAATATCGCGGCAAAGGCGTCGCCTACTGCCCACACTGTGACGGCCCGCTGTTTAAGGGCAAGCGTGTCGCCGTGATTGGCGGTGGTAACTCGGGCATAGAGGCGGCCATCGATCTGGCCAATATCGTCGAGCATGTTACCGTGCTGGAGTTCGACAGCAAGCTACGCGCCGACGAGGTGTTGCAGCGTAAGGCAGCCTCCATGGGCAACATAGAGATCATTACCCAGGCGATGACCACAGAAGTGGTGGGCGATGGCACACGGGTACAAGGCCTGAACTACACAGACAGAGCCACGGGCGAGCAGCACCATGTTGCCCTGGCGGGTATCTTCGTACAGATAGGTCTGGTGCCTAACGCCGAGTGGCTCAAGGGCACAGTGGATCTTAGTGATCGCGGTGAGATCATCGTCGATGCTAAAGGCCAGACCTCATTGCCAGGCGTATTTGCCGCAGGCGATGTGACCAACTCAGCCTTTAAACAGATCATCATCGCCATGGGTAGCGGCGCAACGGCCTCTCTGGGCGCATTCGATTACCTGATCCGCCTCGGCGAGCCAGCAGACGCGGTAGCCGCCTAA
- a CDS encoding dienelactone hydrolase family protein — MMVKQEVHDIDTPTGTMRCYLYRPDSEGLFSTIIFYSEIFQQTAPIARAATMLAGHGFVVLVPEVFHELNPIGTVLAYDDEGKDKGNQDKFTKALEHHDSDTQALVDFAMSQPFCTNQVGAMGVCIGGHLAYRAALNIDVVGAFCLYPTDIHSGTLPANPGNDSLSRTGDIEAELVLVFGKQDPHVPSEGRRLIYDRLTETGRKFTYLEVNAQHAFMRDEGDRYDPALALQIYQQAVAFFHRVLR; from the coding sequence ATGATGGTAAAACAGGAAGTTCACGACATAGACACGCCCACGGGCACGATGCGCTGTTATCTCTATCGTCCCGACAGCGAGGGCTTGTTCTCGACGATCATCTTCTACTCGGAGATTTTCCAGCAGACCGCCCCTATCGCCAGGGCCGCGACCATGTTGGCCGGTCACGGTTTCGTGGTCTTGGTGCCGGAAGTCTTCCATGAACTCAACCCCATAGGCACGGTATTGGCTTATGACGATGAGGGCAAAGACAAGGGCAACCAGGATAAGTTTACCAAGGCGCTGGAGCATCACGACAGCGATACCCAGGCCTTAGTCGACTTTGCCATGAGTCAGCCCTTCTGTACCAATCAGGTTGGTGCCATGGGTGTCTGTATCGGCGGTCATCTGGCCTACCGCGCCGCGCTAAATATCGACGTCGTCGGTGCCTTCTGTCTCTATCCTACGGACATCCACTCAGGTACCTTGCCGGCCAATCCGGGTAATGACTCCCTGAGCCGCACCGGGGATATCGAGGCGGAGTTGGTACTGGTGTTTGGTAAGCAAGATCCCCACGTGCCGAGCGAGGGGCGCAGGCTCATCTACGATAGACTCACTGAGACGGGGCGCAAGTTTACCTATCTCGAGGTCAATGCCCAGCATGCCTTTATGCGTGATGAGGGAGACAGATACGATCCCGCGCTGGCGCTGCAGATCTATCAGCAGGCGGTAGCCTTCTTCCATAGGGTGCTGCGCTAA
- a CDS encoding class I SAM-dependent methyltransferase, with the protein MDEKRLRAEAAPLLTLHPQLLGLDNQLLGQEHHLQVLDLACGSGRNGLWLAAHGAQVTFIDRDLGRLAAVPKHCQALALDLESGTPQLPESRYDIVLVFNYLHRQLFELIKASIKPGGLIIYETFIEKQAEVGRPKNPNFLLTEGELSQRFCGWETLHAFEGNVGCEETPCFKAQYIGRKPAN; encoded by the coding sequence ATGGACGAAAAGAGATTAAGGGCTGAAGCCGCCCCGCTGCTGACGCTGCACCCCCAGCTTTTAGGGCTCGATAACCAGCTTTTAGGACAAGAGCATCATCTCCAGGTGCTCGACCTTGCCTGCGGCAGCGGGCGTAACGGCCTCTGGCTGGCCGCCCATGGCGCCCAGGTCACCTTTATCGACAGAGACCTTGGCAGGCTAGCGGCTGTACCTAAACACTGTCAGGCCTTAGCGCTCGACTTGGAAAGCGGCACGCCACAACTTCCCGAGTCTCGATATGACATAGTTCTGGTGTTCAACTACCTGCACCGCCAGCTGTTTGAGCTCATCAAAGCGAGCATCAAGCCCGGCGGTCTCATCATCTACGAGACCTTCATAGAGAAGCAGGCCGAGGTGGGCAGACCCAAGAACCCCAACTTCCTGCTGACCGAAGGCGAATTATCGCAGCGCTTTTGTGGCTGGGAGACTTTGCACGCTTTCGAAGGTAATGTAGGCTGTGAGGAGACGCCCTGCTTCAAGGCGCAATATATAGGCCGTAAACCGGCTAACTAG
- a CDS encoding 2-hydroxyacid dehydrogenase — translation MRIGFFSAKHYDMEHFNRTNQAFGAQIEYFDYRLCMQSVKLAYGFEVICAFVNDSLCEEVLVELAKNGTKIIAMRCAGFNNVDLEAAKRLGIRVVNVPAYSPESVAEHTVALMLTLNRKVHKAYQRTRDANFSLEGLVGFNMYGRTVGVIGTGKIGVATIKILLGFGCKVVVYDPYPNQAVLDMGIEYLSLDELYAVSDIISLHCPLTKENHHLLNKASFDKMKPGVMVINTSRGGLLNAFDAMEALKTGQIGSLGLDVYENEKELFFEDKSNQIIQDDVFRRLSACHNVIFTGHQAFLTEEALGAIAHTSLTNVRQLLDGEACPNQLF, via the coding sequence ATGAGAATAGGTTTTTTTAGTGCTAAGCACTATGACATGGAACATTTCAACCGCACCAACCAGGCCTTTGGCGCTCAGATTGAGTATTTCGACTATCGCCTCTGTATGCAGTCGGTCAAGCTGGCCTATGGTTTCGAGGTGATCTGCGCCTTCGTCAACGATTCGCTATGTGAAGAGGTATTGGTAGAGCTAGCTAAAAATGGCACTAAGATCATTGCGATGCGCTGCGCCGGATTTAACAACGTCGATCTCGAGGCAGCCAAACGCCTGGGGATCAGGGTGGTAAACGTTCCCGCCTATTCGCCCGAGTCGGTGGCGGAGCATACTGTGGCCCTGATGCTGACCCTTAATCGTAAAGTGCACAAGGCCTATCAACGTACCCGCGATGCTAACTTTTCCCTCGAAGGGCTGGTGGGCTTCAACATGTATGGCCGCACAGTCGGTGTGATCGGCACGGGTAAGATAGGTGTGGCGACCATCAAGATCCTCCTGGGCTTCGGCTGTAAGGTAGTGGTTTACGATCCTTACCCTAACCAGGCGGTGCTGGATATGGGCATCGAATACCTGTCGCTGGATGAGCTCTACGCGGTGAGCGACATCATCAGCCTGCATTGTCCGCTGACCAAAGAGAACCATCATCTGCTCAACAAGGCAAGCTTCGATAAGATGAAGCCTGGTGTTATGGTGATCAACACCAGCCGTGGCGGCTTGCTAAATGCCTTCGATGCCATGGAGGCGCTCAAGACGGGGCAGATTGGTTCCCTCGGACTGGATGTGTACGAGAATGAGAAAGAGCTCTTCTTCGAGGATAAGTCGAACCAGATCATCCAGGACGACGTGTTCAGACGCCTGTCGGCCTGCCACAACGTGATCTTTACCGGTCACCAGGCCTTCCTCACCGAAGAGGCGTTGGGCGCCATTGCTCATACCAGCCTGACCAATGTGCGTCAGCTGCTCGATGGCGAAGCGTGTCCTAACCAGCTATTTTAA
- the ahpC gene encoding alkyl hydroperoxide reductase subunit C produces MTQSIINTEIKPFSATAYHKGDFVSVTEQDLLGKWSVVFFYPADFTFVCPTELGDMADHYEKLQSMGVEVYSVSTDTHFTHKAWHDSSDTIGKINYPMIGDPTGVISRNFGVMIEEEGLALRGTFVINPEGQIKVAEIHDLGIGRSASELVRKIQAAQYVATHDGEVCPAAWQPGEETLAPSLDLVGKI; encoded by the coding sequence ATGACTCAATCTATCATCAACACCGAAATCAAGCCTTTCTCAGCCACCGCATATCACAAGGGCGACTTTGTCTCTGTGACTGAGCAAGACCTACTGGGTAAGTGGTCTGTGGTTTTCTTCTACCCAGCCGACTTCACCTTCGTCTGCCCAACAGAGCTGGGTGACATGGCTGACCATTACGAGAAGCTACAGTCTATGGGTGTTGAAGTTTACTCAGTGTCTACCGACACTCACTTCACTCACAAGGCGTGGCACGATAGCTCAGACACTATCGGCAAGATCAACTACCCAATGATCGGCGACCCAACGGGTGTTATCTCACGCAACTTCGGCGTGATGATCGAAGAGGAAGGTCTGGCACTGCGCGGTACCTTCGTGATCAACCCTGAAGGTCAGATCAAGGTTGCCGAAATTCACGACCTGGGTATTGGTCGTAGCGCCTCTGAGCTGGTTCGTAAGATCCAAGCGGCCCAGTATGTTGCGACTCACGACGGTGAAGTTTGCCCGGCAGCATGGCAGCCAGGTGAAGAGACCCTAGCGCCTTCACTGGACCTAGTTGGTAAGATCTAA
- a CDS encoding mechanosensitive ion channel domain-containing protein: MTQTLLVSCLYIGIFIFAQRLLTNWIAKLAESKQVSFKRTKMVTQYITYLLFIIIACLWVISLGIEYQQVSLFISSVFAVLGVALVAQWSILSNITAGILIFFVFPYRIGDRIKIIDKDEDVSGVIAEISLFHVLIERSDGITITYPNNLMLQKGVLKLTQAHTQAKPLSESPEKDHTQVQSD, translated from the coding sequence ATGACACAAACCCTACTCGTCAGCTGTCTCTACATAGGCATCTTCATCTTCGCCCAGCGTCTGCTCACCAACTGGATAGCCAAACTGGCCGAGTCCAAACAGGTCTCCTTTAAACGCACCAAGATGGTGACCCAATATATTACCTACCTGCTGTTTATCATCATCGCCTGTCTCTGGGTGATCTCACTCGGCATCGAATATCAGCAGGTGTCACTGTTTATCTCCTCGGTATTTGCCGTGCTCGGCGTGGCCTTGGTGGCCCAGTGGTCAATTTTGAGTAACATCACCGCCGGGATCTTGATCTTCTTCGTCTTCCCCTACCGTATTGGCGATCGCATCAAGATTATCGACAAGGATGAAGATGTCAGTGGCGTCATTGCCGAGATCAGCCTGTTTCACGTGTTGATCGAGCGTAGCGACGGCATCACCATCACCTACCCTAACAACCTGATGCTACAGAAAGGGGTTTTGAAACTGACTCAGGCGCACACTCAGGCCAAGCCCTTGAGCGAATCGCCCGAGAAAGACCATACTCAAGTACAAAGCGATTAA